Within Parachlamydiales bacterium, the genomic segment TTGAGCCGCAACATATACCGTTTGCAGAGCCGCCATTTGCAGTAATTTCCGGAGCCCTGTCACCTAGGTATCCATACCGATGATAGTCAATACTTAAGGCTATTTCTCGAAGAAAGTGTAAGAGTTCAAGACGTCCGTTAGCGAGAGGGGCTGCAACAAAAATGGCGCATCCGTTATTTGCTAAAGCATTGGCAGCGTAGTCTGTAGGTTTTGAGAGATATCTGACAGTATTCACCCTATTATCTTTCATTCTATGTGCTAATTGACCTTCATCCTCTGCAATAAAATGCAGTGAGGGGTATTTGGAAAGTAGGGATGCGGGGAAATACTCATGTGTAATAAGGGCAGGGGGGAGGCTGACTTCAACAGCAGAGCTTGAAATAATTCCCGCAGCACAAAGTCTTAGTACATCTCCCGGATCATCCCCTATTTGGATTCTGATGATCACATTTCTTCGTGGAACATATTTAAGTAAGTTGTCTTGTCCCATAAGGTGGACAGGATCATGTTCTGAATTGAAATAGAGGTCTTGAAAATAGGCGTAAGAAGCAAGACTGCTATTCCAAAGTTCCAATTTATCTGCATTCCAGCCAAGATCTTGTACATGTTTGTTTAGATGTAGGAGTGTGTCTGGAAGCATTCCCTTATCGTTAGGCAAACCGCGTTGCTGTGGATTAAAAAGCTGCGTTAGGTAGTTGGGGCCGCCTGCTTTTAGTCCTGGGCCGAAAGAGCTTTGTTTTGTTCCGCCGAACGGTTGCCGTGACACGATTGCACCGGTGATAGATCTATTTACATATAAATTACCGGCTTGAATTTTCTCCGCCCAAACCTGCACTTCCCTATCATCCAAGGAATGTATCCCGGCAGTTAGTCCATAGGGTGTGCCGTTAGCAAGCTTGATGGCATGTTCAAGATCATTAGCCCTCATTACAGATAGTACCGGGCCAAAAAGCTCATTTTGGTATGAATAACTGTCCGGCGTAACTCCCCATTTAATTCCGGGCGACCATAAATATGGATTATCTGTTGTTGGATTAGGTTGAAGAACCCATTCTTCTCCTAGTGCTTGCTCTGTTAGACCACGTAATAAGGGGCCGATGGGTGGGCGGATGAGGGGCGTTATTTTTGATGACGGATCCCAAGCGCTGCCTACGGTTAAGCTGGCGGTAGCATCGCGTAGATTCTCTTTAAATTTAGGGTCATCATAAACTTCAGGAAGGAGAATAAGTAAACTACAGGCACTGCATTTTTGACCTGAGTGGCTGAAAGCTGATTGTATAATATCTTTGATTGCCAGATCACGGTCAGCAAGCTGGGTAACGATGATGCTGTTTTTTCCGCCTGTTTCTGCACAAAGGTGTATGTGAGGGTTAAGTTTCAGCAGGTGCTGAGCTGTTGCGGTGCCTCCGGTCAATATCACTGCAGATATTTGCGGATGTTGGATTAGGGCTGTGCCTGTCGTCTCATCCTCTCCGGTAATAAACTGGAGCACGTGCTGGGGAACACCCGCACGCCAGAAGGCTTGGACTAGGGTCCAGGCGACTAAAACCGTTTCTGCGGCTGGCTTGAATATGACTGCATTACCGGCAGCTAAGGCTGCCGCAATTCCACCTACGGGAATAGCGCAAGGGAAGTTCCAAGGAGGTATGACTGCAACAGCGCCTTTTGACTGCCACTCGATGTCATTAAAAAGAGCCCAATCTTCAGCATTGCGCCGATAATATTCACAGAAATCTATGGCTTCCGACACTTCTGCATCGGCTTCATTAATTGTTTTGCCGCCATCGGCTGTCATTGCTCCAATGAGGTTTCCTCTTTCGCGACGCAGTTCATCGGCTACTTTTTGGAGTATGCCTGAGCGTTCATGCAAAGTGGAATTTTTCCAACCTGCTTTAGCAATTTCTACGGCTTGGTCTACTTGTTCTTTGCCGGCAAGCTGGTAGGTATATAAAGGATATTCGGGCCGAGAAGGATCAATCCCCGGGAGGGATGATTGTCCAGGAACAGCCTTGCCGCCAATAGACAAAGGAATATTAACGGCTTTCAAAGCTTCCCACTGCTTTATGACTGTTTCTATCCATTTCCTATTTCCTTTTTGAGACCAGTCTGTATCAGGTTCGTTATGAAACATGTTTTGAAATAGAGGGATGGCAGAAGTATCACGTCCTCTATTTTGGTTTCTATTGGGAGTAAACTTCACATTTTGTTGAACTTCGCATGAAAGTTTAAACTCTTTGGCTTGCTGGTGCCACTCGTTGGTATCTACGTTCATACTGAACAAGGCGTGAAGGAAGTTTTCCGGTGCTGTGTTTTCATCTAAACGGCGCATCAAGTATGCCAAAGCAGTATGGAATTCCTTTTCTTCCACTGCCGGAGAATAGAGCAGCAGTTCACCCGCTATGGTTTTTACCGCACGGCTTATGTGAGGAGCCATGCCCTCTAACATTTCAAAGATCACTTCCTTTTCAAGTTCAGTTTCTGCTCTAAGGAGTAGGGCATAGGATATATCAAATAAATTATGACTTCCGATGCCGATATGGACAGCTTTGGCGTGCTCCGGTTTTAGGGCGTAATCCACCATGCGGATAAAATTAGTATCTGTTTCCCATTTCTCTTTATAGGGAGCTAATTCCCAACCCTTGAGTGAAGCTTCCACCCTTTCCATCGCTAAGTTAGCCCCTTTGACAATGCGGATCTTAATGGGCGCCCCCCCTTTGGAAACACGATTTAGCGCCCATTGGGTAAGCTCTTGCTGATAGAGATGAGAATCGGGGATATAGCTTTGCAGGGCTATTCCGGCAGAAAACTGAAGAAATTCAGGTTCGTCTAAAATCTTTTTAAAAACTTCTACTGTCATTGCTAAGTCGCGGTACTCTTCCATGTCAAAATTGACAAACTTGTCTTTTTCATGCGCGGATTTGAAAAGAGTCCTTAATCTTTCTGTAAGGATCTTGAGCGTTTTATCCCAAGCTAACAGGTTGATTTGGCTATAGATGGAGGATGGTTTAATGGAAATGTAATCTATTTCGGGCTGTTGGAGGTAATTTAAATAGATGTTCAGACGATGCTGTGCTTCAGTCTCTCCTAGAATCGCTTCACCCAGATAATTTAAATTAATTCTAAAACCTTCTTTCTTTCTTTTATCCAAGTAGCTTTTCAGTTTATCCGGTTCACCGGGAACCACAACGGAAGCCACTTGTTTGCGTATGGATTGTTTTACAAAAGGGACAAGGAAAGAGGGAAATGCTTTTGAAAGCATTGAAAAAGCTTTTAATTCAATACCTGCAGTGAAAGGGAGGCCTTTGGGGATTCCCCTTTTCTGGATGACATACCGTATTTGATCCGCAATGCGTGTATTATTTTCGGTACGGAAGCATTGGTCTGTCAATTCTGTAATAAAAAGCTTGCCCGACGCATTTTCCATTAAATGGGCTATCATTAATTGCTGCTGCTTTTCGTCAGGACATTGCTCTTCTTTGGCAATTTTCAGGAGTATAGCCGTCAATGCAATGGCATCTTCTATGCGCTTTTCTCTGGAAGCATGAGCTTTGGACTGTTTTATAAGCTGTCGAGCCTGCTCTACGTATGCATTCATGGCTTAACTCCTGATTATTTACTTTAGCTTATACCAAAACTATGGAATAAAGTCCCCCTTGCGACAATAGACTTCTAACTCCATCAGTATCTTCTCCATTTTTTTTCGGTATTGATCTATTGTTCTAATTTGACTTCTTTGAGGAGCTTCGTTGTAATAATCCATGATTTCCTGCCGTTCTATTAACATAGCACTTTTAGTCCTCCTATTATTCCTTTATCAAAGCAACATTCTGTTTTCATCGCTGCATGCTGCTCCAAAAGTGACTCTTGGATCCGACAGGATTTTCGAAAAGGATTTTCTGCCTCTGATAGCAAAAAAACGTGTGGGACTAGTCACCAATCCTTCAGGTGTCAACAGTCATTTGGCGAGTACTGCCGACACTTTGAAGCTAAATGCGAAAATGTTTGATTACACTCTTGCGGCACTATTTGCCCCTGAGCATGGAATAAAGGGTGAGTTGATCGGAGAAGAACGCTTTCAGGACTCAAAGGATGCCGACGGTATCCCTATCTTTAGCCTGCATGGTAAAACATTCCGTCCTACAAAAGATATGTTGGAGAAGGTAGATGTCATCATCTATGACATTCAAGACATAGGTTCACGCTCCTACACCTTTGCTACAACGCTTTTCTATGTTATGGAAGAAGCGGCAAAATATAAAATTCCTGTCGTTGTCCTGGACCGCCCCAATCCTATCAACGGTGTAACCGTCGACGGCCCCCTATTAAAGAAAGAGCTACAATCCATCGTGGGTTATCTCAACACACCCTACTGTCATGGGATGACCATCGGTGAGCTGGCTCAATATTTTAATGGAGAATATTCTGTCGGGTGTAATCTGCATGTTATCCCTATGCGAGGATGGCAAAGGACCATGTCATTTAAAGACACGGATTTGCAGTGGATACCAACGAGCCCACATATTCCGGAAGCTGACACCGCTCTATATTACCCTATAACAGGTATATTGGGTGAGCTTTCTATCGTAAGCATAGGCGTGGGATACACTCTACCTTTTCAAATGATAGGCGCACCCTGGATCGATGCTGATAAATTCGCTGAAGCACTGAATAAACAGCAGTTTCCCGGTGTGTATTTTATCCCTTGGCACTATAAACCTTTCTACGGACGTTTTGCGCATGAAGTCTGTCATGGGGTGCTAGTTCGCGTGCAAGACCATTTAAAATTTCTACCTGTCAGCACGCAATT encodes:
- a CDS encoding proline dehydrogenase family protein, which translates into the protein MNAYVEQARQLIKQSKAHASREKRIEDAIALTAILLKIAKEEQCPDEKQQQLMIAHLMENASGKLFITELTDQCFRTENNTRIADQIRYVIQKRGIPKGLPFTAGIELKAFSMLSKAFPSFLVPFVKQSIRKQVASVVVPGEPDKLKSYLDKRKKEGFRINLNYLGEAILGETEAQHRLNIYLNYLQQPEIDYISIKPSSIYSQINLLAWDKTLKILTERLRTLFKSAHEKDKFVNFDMEEYRDLAMTVEVFKKILDEPEFLQFSAGIALQSYIPDSHLYQQELTQWALNRVSKGGAPIKIRIVKGANLAMERVEASLKGWELAPYKEKWETDTNFIRMVDYALKPEHAKAVHIGIGSHNLFDISYALLLRAETELEKEVIFEMLEGMAPHISRAVKTIAGELLLYSPAVEEKEFHTALAYLMRRLDENTAPENFLHALFSMNVDTNEWHQQAKEFKLSCEVQQNVKFTPNRNQNRGRDTSAIPLFQNMFHNEPDTDWSQKGNRKWIETVIKQWEALKAVNIPLSIGGKAVPGQSSLPGIDPSRPEYPLYTYQLAGKEQVDQAVEIAKAGWKNSTLHERSGILQKVADELRRERGNLIGAMTADGGKTINEADAEVSEAIDFCEYYRRNAEDWALFNDIEWQSKGAVAVIPPWNFPCAIPVGGIAAALAAGNAVIFKPAAETVLVAWTLVQAFWRAGVPQHVLQFITGEDETTGTALIQHPQISAVILTGGTATAQHLLKLNPHIHLCAETGGKNSIIVTQLADRDLAIKDIIQSAFSHSGQKCSACSLLILLPEVYDDPKFKENLRDATASLTVGSAWDPSSKITPLIRPPIGPLLRGLTEQALGEEWVLQPNPTTDNPYLWSPGIKWGVTPDSYSYQNELFGPVLSVMRANDLEHAIKLANGTPYGLTAGIHSLDDREVQVWAEKIQAGNLYVNRSITGAIVSRQPFGGTKQSSFGPGLKAGGPNYLTQLFNPQQRGLPNDKGMLPDTLLHLNKHVQDLGWNADKLELWNSSLASYAYFQDLYFNSEHDPVHLMGQDNLLKYVPRRNVIIRIQIGDDPGDVLRLCAAGIISSSAVEVSLPPALITHEYFPASLLSKYPSLHFIAEDEGQLAHRMKDNRVNTVRYLSKPTDYAANALANNGCAIFVAAPLANGRLELLHFLREIALSIDYHRYGYLGDRAPEITANGGSANGICCGSTKPCCGGGYCDETG
- a CDS encoding DUF1343 domain-containing protein, whose amino-acid sequence is MISCRSINIALLVLLLFLYQSNILFSSLHAAPKVTLGSDRIFEKDFLPLIAKKRVGLVTNPSGVNSHLASTADTLKLNAKMFDYTLAALFAPEHGIKGELIGEERFQDSKDADGIPIFSLHGKTFRPTKDMLEKVDVIIYDIQDIGSRSYTFATTLFYVMEEAAKYKIPVVVLDRPNPINGVTVDGPLLKKELQSIVGYLNTPYCHGMTIGELAQYFNGEYSVGCNLHVIPMRGWQRTMSFKDTDLQWIPTSPHIPEADTALYYPITGILGELSIVSIGVGYTLPFQMIGAPWIDADKFAEALNKQQFPGVYFIPWHYKPFYGRFAHEVCHGVLVRVQDHLKFLPVSTQFLLIGILKNLYPDEFAKGIAEAKNRHAMFSKVSGTDEVLNILLHEKHIVWPLRSLHADEKKAFMTKRAKYLIYPS